ATCACCTCCATTTACCTACACCTAAATTATATTATAAAATTACAAACAGCGTCAACAAAAAAAGCCCAGAATGCGGGCTTTCAAAAACTTTCGCTGCTGGCACGAACTTCATCTAAATAATTATATATGGTATACCTTGATACACATAAAACTTTGGCTACATAATCAATTGCACCTTTTATCAAGAAAATACCTTTAGAATCCAGAAGTTTAACGATATATACTTTTTCATCTTTTGTCATAAAATTCACTGGCTTCCCAAAATTTTTTAATGTATTATCTACGATATTAGCGAGCACATCATTGACATTGCTATCGGTTGTTTCTGCCATATATTCTATCTGATTTTTACTTTCTGTCTGACAAAAATCTTTTATTATACTATCAAACATCACAAATTCTGATATATCGTAATTAATGCATAGAGTTCCAATGACTTTATCTCTTTCATCTCTTATAAAAATATAAGATGATTTTAGTATCTTGCCATCACTACTTTTGCTGCTAATATTTATCCTATCTTTTCCCAAAGTTCCTTCACTTATAGACCTCAAAACAACATCAGGCATAGGATCGCCAACATCTTTCCCCGTGACGTGGCCATTAAAAATGGCCACAATAGAACGCTGGGGATTTGATATATCATATATGGATACCTCGCAATTTTTGCCAAAAGTCTTAGCGATTCCTTCTGCAAGAGGTATTAAGTTTTTTAAAAGGGGGTGGATATTTTCAGCCATATTACACCTCCTTGACTACAATATTAACTAATTTGTCCTTTACGTATATAACCTTTACTATGCTTTTGCCGTCAATAAATGCCTTTACCTTTTCTGTATTCTGAGCCATTTTCTTTATGACCTCATCGCTCTCATCTCTTGGAACTATGATTTTATCTCTTACCTTACCATTTACCTGTACTACCAATTCCACCTCATTTCTTATCAATGCATTTTCATCATACCTGGGCCATTTCATAAGGTGTACACTCTCATTATGGCCCATCCTATGCCACAATTCTTCAGTTATATGTGGAGCAAATGGCGCAAGCATTATGACGAGGCTATCCAATGCCTCGCTTACGACATCAGGGTTTTTGTATTCATCGCTCAAATCAGCATATTGATAAAGAGCATTTACCATTTCCATAATAGCGCTGACAGCGGTGTTAAAGTTAAACCTGGTACTTATGTCCTCTGTAACCTTTTTTATAGTATAATTGGTAGAATACCTAAGTTCTTTATCCGCAGGACTTAAATTAGTGAACACACGAGGTCCCGTGTGGTATAAAGGTAACAATTCACCTACTACCCGCCAAACCCTGTTTAAAAACCTATAGCATCCTTCAACGCCTTGATCACTCCACTCTAGATCCCTTTCCGGTGGTGCTGCAAACAGTATAAACAATCTTGCCGTATCAGCTCCATATTTATCTACAATCTCTTCTGGGCTTACTACATTGCCTTTTGACTTTGACATCTTAGAGCCATCTTTTAAAACCATTCCTTGCGTTAAAAGATTTACAAATGGTTCATCCACCGGCGAATACCCTAAATCATACAAAACCTTTGTAAAAAATCTAGAATACAAAAGGTGCAATATAGCATGTTCTACACCACCCACGTATTGATCCACAGGCATCCAATGCGCTGCCTTTTCTTTGGCAAAAGGCTTTTCACTGTTGTGAGGATCCGTATACCTGAAAAAATACCATGAAGAACATATGAAAGTATCCATTGTATCTGTTTCCCTTTTAGCCGGCCCACCGCAAACGGGACACGTCGTATTCACAAAAGATGAACATTCAGCTAGAGGCGATTCTCCCTGCCCTGTAAATTCTACATCAGTAGGTAACATAACAGGTAATTGATCCTCTGGCACAGGTACAGTTCCACATTTTTCACAATAAATAATAGGTATAGGCGCTCCCCAATATCTCTGCCGGGATATTAACCAATCCCTCAATCGATAATTTACTTTGCGCTTACCCAACCCTTTTTCTTCAACAAACCTTATAATTTCTTTTATCATATCCTGACTTTTTAGTCCATTAAATTCCCCAGAATTTACCATGATACCAGGTTCCACATAAGCCTTATCCATTTTTTCAGGATCTAATGTCTCCCCTTCAGGAGTTATAACTACCTTTATCGGTAAACCATACTTTTTAGCAAATTGAAAATCTCTTTCATCATGAGCCGGTACACCCATAACCGCACCCGTACCATAATCTAATAATACATAATTAGCAATCCATATAGGTACCTTTTCACCATTTACTGGATTGATAGCATGTGCCCCAATATATATACCTTCTTTTTCTGTTTCAGTGGATGTGCGCTCGATCTCGCTCATCCTGTGTACTTTTTCAATAAATTCCTTTACAATCGCCTCATAAGGTGTTCCTTTTGTCAAAGTCTCAACCAGATGATGTTCTGGCGCCAGTACAATATATGTTACGCCGTATATGGTATCCGGTCTAGTAGTAAATATCGGAATAACATCGTCGGTACCATCAACCTTAAATAAAAGTTCAGCACCTTCACTTTTGCCTATCCAATTTTTCTGCATAATTTTTACTTTTTCAGGCCAGCCCTCTAACCTTTCAATATCGTTTAAAAGCCTCTCAGCGTACTTGGTAATTCTAAAAAACCATTGTTCGAGATTTTTTTTGCTGACTTCTGCACCACAGCGTTCACATCTGCCATCCACTACCTGTTCGTTGGCTAATACCGTCTTACATGAAGGGCACCAATTGGCATAAGCCTTTTTGCGATACGCTAGCCCGTTTTTATAAAACTGCAAAAACATCCACTCGGTCCACTTATAATAGTCTGGATGACACGTAGCTACTTCTCTATCCCAATCATAGCTAATGCCCAACTGCCTTAACTGCCTTCTCATGTTATTGATATTATCCCATGTCCACTTACTTGGATGTATGCCATGTTTAATCGCAGCATTTTCGGCTGGAAGGCCAAATGCATCCCATCCCATGGGATGCAACACATTGTATCCATTCATGCGCTTAAATCGAGCTATAACATCACCTATAGAATAATTTCTTACATGTCCCATATGTAGGTTTCCAGAAGGATATGGAAACATTTCTAGCATGTAAAACTCTGGCTTTTTATCATCCTCTGCTGTCTTATTTAGCTGATATTCATCCCAATACCTTTGCCATTTAGCTTCAATTTCTTTAAAATTATAGCTATCCATACAATGCCTCCTTCACACATGATATTTATCTCGTTAATAAAAAACCTCTCACCCCAGTTTAGGGACGAGAGGTCTCGCGGTACCACCCTAATTGGCTATAAGCCCTCTTTTAGCTTATAAGCCCTCTCTTTTACCTTATATCCGATATAAAATCGGATAATGCCCATTTTCATGAGGCGAGTTCACAGGATATCTGCACTGGTTTGCACCGACCACCAGCTCTCTCAAGCCCTTACCTGCTACTACTCCTCTGAGCATATATTTCAACTTTTTTAAGTGTTATTATAATTTACTTGTAGCAAATTGTCAACACCTATTTTTTCGGCATCAGCCCAAATACGCTCCAAATCGTAAAAATTTCTTTCCTCTTTTGTGAATATATGAACAATAACAGAACCGTAATCCATCAAAATCCATTTTCCAAAATCATAACCCTCTTTGTGCAATAATTCCAGACCACTCTCACGCATTTTCTCCTCAAGCTCGTCTGCAATAGCTTTAGTATGAGTAACAGATGTGCCACTACATATAACGAAATAATCAGCAATCGTTGATATTCTATCGATTTTAAGCACACATATATCTATAGATTTTTTGTCATCTAACACTTTTACAATCTGTTTTAACATAAATACCTCCCTTAATTGCTATTATAATCACTGCCAACTATAATTGTTACATCAGGCTTATTGCTTGTAGGATTTTCATCTATAACAACAGAATTTTTAATATAAGCCTTTATGCTTTCAGCAACTGCTTTATTTTGTGTTCTATTGATAATCTGCGTTGTTCTATAGTTCATATTTTCAGCATTGGCAATGTTAATAACATCATAACCATATTTTTCTAGTAATCTAGCTACAGACGTCGCTGCACCATTTATTCCTCCTCCATTTAATACCTCTACCTTAATATTTGAAGGATTTACGTCAGTGCTACTGCTACTAGAAGCTACATCGCTGTCATCCTGTAATTTATTTAAATTAGCCATCATCTCTTCAGTTTTAACTTCATCATAAATATAATAAGATATCCCATCAATGTATTTAGGTTCACCTGGAAGCGTCTCCATTTTTATATCATTCTTATTTACCTTAAATAAGTCATCTACATAGCTCAAAATCGTCATTGCAGGCATATTTGTCTTCACGTAGTGTGTTAAGACATCATATATAGACCCAACTTTAAAAATAGATGAGGGACTAACGATCTTGTCAAACAAAGTTTTCAAAAACTTTTGCTGTGTCTTTATCCTTCCCAAATCAGCATCTGCATATCCATACCTGAAACGAACCAGACCCAGAGCTTGATCTCCATTAAGATGCTGCATTCCTTTCTTCAAATGAATATGCAGATTCTGAGCAGGATCATCATAATTCATATCAACCGGTACATCAAAATCAATTCCACCCAAATCATCAATAAGCTTTTTAAACCCCTGAAAATCTATAAGAACATAATAATCTATAGGCACTCCTAAAACTTTAGATACTTCCTGAACCGATCCATCAGGACCGTAATATGCATATGCCGCATTTATCTTCTGATACCCATATTTATCCAATAATATTCTGGTATCCCTTGGAATCGAAATAAGCGTCGCCCTTCTCGTTAAAGGATCGTAAGATACAAAAATCAAGGTATCTGATCTGCCCGTATCACCTTTAGATGCATGGTCAACACCTAATATCAATATATTTAACTTTTTATCTCTTTTTGGAGACGATTTTGTCCGAGTCAATTTACTGTCGTTGTTATCGTTAAATGCCGATGTATTGTTTATGTCGGAGATATTATGCAAATATACATAACTTCCTGTACCAATAACAAGTACTGATAAAAGCAGCAACATAATAAAATATTTTAATAATTTTCTCATGCCTATCCCCGCCTTTCTCTTATTTTACACAGCAACTTATTTCTGGCGTCAATCGTATTGGTATGTATAAGTCCTTTCTTCTTGATAACATAAATAATAGTACTATCCATAGCCATTATAACCGCTTTATCTAGATCCTGCTTTGCTTCCTGTCTTATTTCATTTACGCCATCAAAATTTCTGCCAGGTTCTATATAATCCGATAAATATATTATTTTTTCTAGCAAATTCATATCAACTCTTCCTGTGGTATGATACCTTACAGCGTTTAATATATCCTCATCCTGGACATCAAACAGATCTTTAGCGAGCGCAGCTCCTAATGGTGCATGTACCAATTCCAATTGATTCAAATATATGTCGTCCAGTGCTAACCCATACTTCTTAATAAGAGCATGAATCTGGTCAGCATCGAGATCCTTTGCACAGTCATGTATCAATCCAGCAATAGATGCCTTATATACATCTGCTCCATACAAAGATGCCAGTTCTACAGCTGTAGCTTGCACTCCCAACGAATGCCTATATCTTTTGGGTGTTAACATATGCTCTAATCGTTGAGATATCTCTTGTTCTGATAACACGCTTTCACCTCAATTGTCTTTATATAATCCATTTTTATAAATATACCTTTCCACCGGTTCAGGCAACAAATATTTTATAGATCTACCCTCAGATACCCTTCGCCTTATATCAGTGGAAGATATGGCCAATGACGGCACTTCCAGTTTATATATAATCTTATTATGTTTTTCTTTTATAAAATCCAGCTCTTTCTCCAATTCACTTATATCAAATCCCGGTCGCGTTGCTGCTACGAATTCACATATCTTAAGCAATTCCTCTGAATCCTTCCATTTTAGTATCTCCAGCACAGCATCAGCACCCGTTATAAAATAAAATGTGGAATCAGGCAGCATCTCTTTAAATTCTCGCATGGTATCGATGGTATAGGTATAGCCTTTTTTTGTCAATTCGATAGTTGATACCTCAAACTTCGGATTTGATATAGTAGCAAGTATCGTCATCATATACCTGTGTTGACCTGCCGTCACCTTACGAGCCTTCTTGTGCGGCGGATTGCCGGCAGGAACAAATATAACCTTATCTAAATTAAACTCATCTCTAACAGCTTCAGCAGTAACCAAATGACCATAGTGAATCGGGTCAAAGGTTCCTCCCATTATCCCAATCTTACTCACTGTTCTCCCCTTTACACCTTTTCTATTTTATTTGTATATTATATCACAAAAAGAGGTACCAAAAAAGGTACCTCTCAAGGCTTTACACTAAATTCCTCCTGTTTCGCTTTCATTTCTTTGTTTATCTGTTTAACAGCATCCTCCAGTGCATCCCTGATCTTCATACCGCCCAGCACCACGTTATTCCAGGCAAACCCTACATATCGCCCTGTAAAGTAACCTCCCAAAACCACCGGCTGAACTTTAAAT
This genomic stretch from Caldanaerobius fijiensis DSM 17918 harbors:
- the yqeK gene encoding bis(5'-nucleosyl)-tetraphosphatase (symmetrical) YqeK, producing MLSEQEISQRLEHMLTPKRYRHSLGVQATAVELASLYGADVYKASIAGLIHDCAKDLDADQIHALIKKYGLALDDIYLNQLELVHAPLGAALAKDLFDVQDEDILNAVRYHTTGRVDMNLLEKIIYLSDYIEPGRNFDGVNEIRQEAKQDLDKAVIMAMDSTIIYVIKKKGLIHTNTIDARNKLLCKIRERRG
- a CDS encoding helix-turn-helix transcriptional regulator, producing the protein MAENIHPLLKNLIPLAEGIAKTFGKNCEVSIYDISNPQRSIVAIFNGHVTGKDVGDPMPDVVLRSISEGTLGKDRINISSKSSDGKILKSSYIFIRDERDKVIGTLCINYDISEFVMFDSIIKDFCQTESKNQIEYMAETTDSNVNDVLANIVDNTLKNFGKPVNFMTKDEKVYIVKLLDSKGIFLIKGAIDYVAKVLCVSRYTIYNYLDEVRASSESF
- the nadD gene encoding nicotinate-nucleotide adenylyltransferase; this translates as MGGTFDPIHYGHLVTAEAVRDEFNLDKVIFVPAGNPPHKKARKVTAGQHRYMMTILATISNPKFEVSTIELTKKGYTYTIDTMREFKEMLPDSTFYFITGADAVLEILKWKDSEELLKICEFVAATRPGFDISELEKELDFIKEKHNKIIYKLEVPSLAISSTDIRRRVSEGRSIKYLLPEPVERYIYKNGLYKDN
- the rsfS gene encoding ribosome silencing factor, with amino-acid sequence MLKQIVKVLDDKKSIDICVLKIDRISTIADYFVICSGTSVTHTKAIADELEEKMRESGLELLHKEGYDFGKWILMDYGSVIVHIFTKEERNFYDLERIWADAEKIGVDNLLQVNYNNT
- the leuS gene encoding leucine--tRNA ligase, whose product is MDSYNFKEIEAKWQRYWDEYQLNKTAEDDKKPEFYMLEMFPYPSGNLHMGHVRNYSIGDVIARFKRMNGYNVLHPMGWDAFGLPAENAAIKHGIHPSKWTWDNINNMRRQLRQLGISYDWDREVATCHPDYYKWTEWMFLQFYKNGLAYRKKAYANWCPSCKTVLANEQVVDGRCERCGAEVSKKNLEQWFFRITKYAERLLNDIERLEGWPEKVKIMQKNWIGKSEGAELLFKVDGTDDVIPIFTTRPDTIYGVTYIVLAPEHHLVETLTKGTPYEAIVKEFIEKVHRMSEIERTSTETEKEGIYIGAHAINPVNGEKVPIWIANYVLLDYGTGAVMGVPAHDERDFQFAKKYGLPIKVVITPEGETLDPEKMDKAYVEPGIMVNSGEFNGLKSQDMIKEIIRFVEEKGLGKRKVNYRLRDWLISRQRYWGAPIPIIYCEKCGTVPVPEDQLPVMLPTDVEFTGQGESPLAECSSFVNTTCPVCGGPAKRETDTMDTFICSSWYFFRYTDPHNSEKPFAKEKAAHWMPVDQYVGGVEHAILHLLYSRFFTKVLYDLGYSPVDEPFVNLLTQGMVLKDGSKMSKSKGNVVSPEEIVDKYGADTARLFILFAAPPERDLEWSDQGVEGCYRFLNRVWRVVGELLPLYHTGPRVFTNLSPADKELRYSTNYTIKKVTEDISTRFNFNTAVSAIMEMVNALYQYADLSDEYKNPDVVSEALDSLVIMLAPFAPHITEELWHRMGHNESVHLMKWPRYDENALIRNEVELVVQVNGKVRDKIIVPRDESDEVIKKMAQNTEKVKAFIDGKSIVKVIYVKDKLVNIVVKEV
- a CDS encoding LCP family protein; this encodes MRKLLKYFIMLLLLSVLVIGTGSYVYLHNISDINNTSAFNDNNDSKLTRTKSSPKRDKKLNILILGVDHASKGDTGRSDTLIFVSYDPLTRRATLISIPRDTRILLDKYGYQKINAAYAYYGPDGSVQEVSKVLGVPIDYYVLIDFQGFKKLIDDLGGIDFDVPVDMNYDDPAQNLHIHLKKGMQHLNGDQALGLVRFRYGYADADLGRIKTQQKFLKTLFDKIVSPSSIFKVGSIYDVLTHYVKTNMPAMTILSYVDDLFKVNKNDIKMETLPGEPKYIDGISYYIYDEVKTEEMMANLNKLQDDSDVASSSSSTDVNPSNIKVEVLNGGGINGAATSVARLLEKYGYDVINIANAENMNYRTTQIINRTQNKAVAESIKAYIKNSVVIDENPTSNKPDVTIIVGSDYNSN